The sequence TATTACCTATAATTTTTTTATGTGAGTGAAAACATGACACAAATCAAGACATTCTTCTTAGCATGTATGCTGCTAATTTCTCTTCTTGCAATACCAGCATGGGCAGCCGAAACAACAGGACCAGAAAAGACCATTACAGACGGATATGGCAGATCAGTAACCATTCCTGCTGAAGTCAAAGAAGTATTGTGTTCCGGCTCTGGATGCCTGAGATACCTTACTTATCTTGGAGGACAGGATCTCATTGTTGGTGTCGATAGTATTGAAAAAGAACCACAGACCATGGATGCCCGGGGATATGCTCTACTCAATCCTCAATTTAAGGATTACCCGTTATTTGGTGAATTTAGAGGGAAAGATGATCCTGAAAAAATTATTGGGATTGCTCCACAGCTTGTCTTTAAAACCGGTCTTACCGGCTCTGGAACAACTGCCACTACAAATGCAGAAGAAGGAAACAAACTGACTGAAAAGACAAAAATTCCTGTTGTAATGATTCCCTACGGATCACTTCGTGACGCAAAGGAACAGGCAGAGATGTTCAGTGCTCTTCGGATTATGGGCGATGTAATCGGGAAGAAAGAACGGGCTGATGAACTCATCACCTATATCGAAGAAACTATTTCTGATCTTGAAACCCGGACAAAAGATATTCCGGAATCTGAACAGAAAACCGCTTATGTTGGGGGTGTCAGTTATGCAGGAGCTCATGGGATCATCTCTACGGAACCAGCCTATCCACCATTCATTTGGACACATGTAAAGAATGTTGCCGGGAAAATGGGTACTCAACATGCTGACGTTGCCAAAGAAGCAATTGTTGACTGGGATCCTGAATACCTGTTTATGGATGTTGGAACACTCCAGATGGACAGTGAAGGCGGGATTGGCGAACTGAAGAATGATCCTGCATTACAGGGATTGTCTGCAATAAAGAACGGGAATGTATATGGAGTTCTTCCATACAACTTCTATAACACTAATTACGAAAATGTCCTAGCAGATGCCTACTTTATTGGAAAAACGGTCTATCCAGACAAGTTTGCAGATATTGATCTGGAAAAGAAAACAGATGAGATTATGACTAAATTCCTTGGTGCTT comes from Methanospirillum hungatei and encodes:
- a CDS encoding iron ABC transporter substrate-binding protein; the protein is MTQIKTFFLACMLLISLLAIPAWAAETTGPEKTITDGYGRSVTIPAEVKEVLCSGSGCLRYLTYLGGQDLIVGVDSIEKEPQTMDARGYALLNPQFKDYPLFGEFRGKDDPEKIIGIAPQLVFKTGLTGSGTTATTNAEEGNKLTEKTKIPVVMIPYGSLRDAKEQAEMFSALRIMGDVIGKKERADELITYIEETISDLETRTKDIPESEQKTAYVGGVSYAGAHGIISTEPAYPPFIWTHVKNVAGKMGTQHADVAKEAIVDWDPEYLFMDVGTLQMDSEGGIGELKNDPALQGLSAIKNGNVYGVLPYNFYNTNYENVLADAYFIGKTVYPDKFADIDLEKKTDEIMTKFLGASPLKQINSQYKNMGFTQISL